Genomic window (Tardiphaga sp. vice304):
CCAAGCCACCGGTGCCGTCACGAGGCCGTGCTTGACGGGATTGAAATGAATGTAGTTGGCACAGCGCTCGAAATCAGCGTCGTCGCGGACTGTGTGCTCCCAGAAGCGGGACTGCCACAACCGGTATTCGCCATGACGATTTCGCGGCACAGAGACGCCGGACGCAGCGACACAGCGCGTAAACCCGGCCTTGATGCTTTTCCAGCGTCCGGGGAAGTCGGCATCGCCTTCGGGCAATGTCAGAATCGCATGCAGATGATCGGGAAGGATCACGACGGCGTCGATGGCGAACGACTTGAGACTGCGGGCGTTGCGGAATGCGGCCCGGAGAATGCCGACATGATTAACCAAGGCCGATGATCGCCGGTCGGCCAGCGTCACCGTAAAGAAAAACGTCCCGCCAGGGATCAAGTTTCGCCGGTAGAGCACCATGACAGGAGCATATCCTGGATTTCGCAAAAGCGACAGAAAGGCGGCGTCGCGTCTTGTTAGTCGTCCGTAGCCCGGATGGAGCGAAGCGCAATCCGGGACCCGCGTGGACATAATTTGTGCGTCCCGGATTTCGCTTCGCTTCATCCGGGCTACGATCGAGCCTGCAAGCTCATCCACCACCAGCCTCACGCCAACAACGGCCGCGCGTCCTGCGGCTTCGGGGACGATTGCCACCGGTTCACGATCCAAAGCGCGACCCGCGCGCCGAGCAGGAGCGAGGTTCAATGGGCGGCAGCGGCGCAATGGCCCGCCACATCCGCCCATTCACCCCGCTCCCCGCGCCAGCCATAGTTTCGACCTGTTGCATTCAGTAATCATTCAACGCATTCCTTAGAGACTAGAGGCACGATTCCAGAACGCGCGGAGCCGCCATGACGTGGATGCTGAAATTCCTTGCTGTCGTGCTGGCCTTGATCGTGGCCTCGGAGAGCCCCTCGCGGGCCGCCCCCGCCGAACGGCGCATCGCGCTGGTGATCGGCAATGCCAACTATCAGGCCGGCGCGCTGCCGACGCCGGCCAATGATGCCGGCCTGATCGCGCAGACGCTGCAGGCCGCCGGCTTTGACGTCACCGGCGCGCGCGACCTCGACCAGGACACGCTGCGCCGCACCTTCCGGGAATTCCTCGACAAGGCCGCCTCGGCCGGACCTGACGCCGTCGCCTTCGTCTATCTCGGCGGTTACGGTCTGCAGCTCGAAGGCGAGAACTACTTCGCGCCGATCGACGCCAAAATCACCCGTGACGTCAATGTCTCGGCGGAAGCCATCCGACTGTCCGACTATATGGTGCCGCTGGCGGCGCTGAAGCTGAAGGCCAGCATGGTGGTGCTCGATCTGGCGCGCGCCAATCCCTTCGCCAGGACCGGCAATCCGCTGTCCGGCGGACTGGCGCTGGTCGATCCCGAGCCGGGCATGCTGGTGGCGTTCAACGCCGCGCCCGGCACCGTGGCGCCCGCCGAGCCCGGCCCCTATTCGGCCTATGCCCAGGCGCTGGCCGAGATGATGCGCGAAGGCGGCCTGAGCAGCGACGATCTGTTCAGCCGCATCCGGCTGCGCGTCAACGAGACCACCAAGGGCGCGCAGGTGCCGTGGAACGTGTCGAAGCTGCCGGCGCCGTTCTTCTTCTTCGAACGCGCCCCCGACGCGCCGCCGCCGACGGTGTCGCGCGAGCAGGCCATAATGGTGCGCTCCCGCCCGGTGCGCGATTTCAGCGCCCAGGAGGCCTATCTCGCCGCGGTCGATCGCGACACGCTGGAGGACTACGAAGCCTTTCTCGACGCCTATCCCCGCGATCCGATGGCACGGCGCGTGCGCGCCATCGTCGCCGCACGCCGCGAGGCGATCACCTGGCGCCGCACCCGCAACGTCAACACGCCGCCGGCCTACTGGTCCTATCTGCGGCGCTACCCGCGCGGCGCGCATTCCGACGATGCACGGCGCCGGCTGAGCTATCTCTCGGCGGCATACGATCCGCCGCCCAGTTTCACAGTGATGGCCTACGACATTCCGCCGCCGCCGCCGGAAGAAGTCATCTACATCCAGCGGCCGGTGCTGATGTTCGACGATCCGGATTTCGGTTTTGCGCCGCCCCCGCCGCCGCCGGTGTTCTTCCTGCCGCGACGCCCGGTCTATTTCGACGATCTGCCACCGCCGCCGCCGCCGGTCTACGCCTATGTCCTGCCGGTGCCGAACTATCAGCCGGTGCCGGTCTGGGTCCGGCCGCCGCGCGACATCGCGCCGCCGCCGAGCAACATCATCTACAACAACATCCACAACGCCGTGGTGATCAACAACACCACCCAAGCGGTGACGATCACCAATCCCGCCGGACAGGCTCAGGTCTTGACGCCGCCGGCAGCCCCGGTAGCGGCGGCCGCACAGGCGCCCGCTCCGGCCGGGTCGCCGGCCGCGCCGGTTGCGGCCGGCGTGCTCGCGGCCGGTGTTGCCGGTGTCGGCGCCGCGGCCTTGCTCGCGCCGTCGCTGCCACCGTCGGTCGCGACCAAGGCGGCGCTGGCCCCCAATCCGCCCCCGGCCCAGATGTTCAAACCGGCGCTGTCGGCACAACCGGTGCCGGCGCAGGCGCAGACGACACCCGCACCCGGCGCGACCACGCCGGACGGCAAGCCCGCGCCCGGCGCTGTGCCACCCACCGGTTCCAGGATGGCACCGGCCGGAGCAACGCCGCTATCCGGCGCCAATCCGGCCAATCCGCCCGGCGCGCCGGGCGTGCCCCCTGCCAATGGCAGGCCGGCGGCGCAGACCTTGCCGGGGGCCAACGGCCAGCCGCTTCCGCCCGCCCCTGGCGCGCCCGGTGCAACGCCGCCTGGCGCGAAAGCGGGCGGCCCGGCTCCGGCAACGCCGAATGGCAACGCCCCAAACACCGCGCTCCCCGGCGCCAACGGACAGCCGCTTCCGCCCGTCCCCGGCGCAGCGCCGGGCGCACGCCCCGTGCCGGGTGGACCGTCGCCTGCAACGCCACCGCCGCCCGGTGCAAACGGCCAGCCTCGCCCGGCCGCCGGTACACCTGCCGCAACGCCGGATGCCGCAAAACCGGGGTCGACCTTGCCCGGTGCCAACGGCCGTCCGCTGCCGCCCGTGCCCGGTTCGCCGCCGGCTCCGGCGGCGCCGGCAGGTGGCGCAAGACCCGGCCAGGCCGGAGCCCCGTCGCCTGTGACGCCTGCCGCTCCGCTGAACGCCGCAAGACCGGGATCGGCCTTGCCCGGCGCCAACGGCCAACCGCTGCCGCCGGCCGCTTCGCCGCCGGCTCCGGCGGCACCATCGGCCGCTCCAAAGCCTACCCCGCCCGCGGCGCCACCGGCTCCGCCGGCAGCCGCCCGCCCAATCGCGCCGCCTCCAGCGGCAGCGCGCCCGACACCGCCACCGCCACCGGCAACACGCCCAACGCCACCGCCTCCTCCGGCTGCGGCGCGACCGGCAGCACCGCCACCACCGCCCCCGGTTGCGGCGCGACCGTCGGCACCGCCACCGCCTGTGGTGCGACCACCGCCGCCAGCGCCCCCGGTTGCACGGCCTGCGCCGCCGCCACCACCCGTGGCAAGACCGGCACCACCGCCGCCTCCGGTGGCGCGACCTGCACCGCCTCCGCCGCCACCACCTCCCGTGGTGCGGCCGGCACCGCCGCCACCGCCACCTCCCGTGGCGCGGCCGGCACCGCCGCCTCCACCGGCTGCGGCCCGCCCGGCTTCGCCTGCCGGCAAGCCATGCACGCTGCCGAACGGCCAGCCATGCCCGCCTCCGCGGTGAGCCGCGACAGACCGATCGGAGCTGCCCGCATGGGCCTGTGAGTGCGGCGAGATCGACGACGAAACCCCGGCAGCGATGCCGGGGTTTTTTGTAGCCCGGCTGACAATCCGGGGCCGGCCCTCCCGCAGCCTCCGAATCCCGGATTTTGCTGCGCTTCATCCGGGCTAGCGGCTAATCCTCTCGCTCGCCAAAATGGCCGCTGTCATCGCCTCCGAGTCCGCCCAAATCGGCAGGCAACAGCCCCGCCCGGACATAGCGATGCAGCGATGAATAGGGCCATGCCGCCGGCGTCGAGACCAAGCCATGCTTGACCGGGCTATAGTCAATGTAGCTCGTGCAGCGCTCCAGATCCTGATCGTCCCGGATCGTGTGCTCCCAGAACCGCCGCTGCCACAGCAGATACTCGCCGCGATGATCGCGCGGCGGCGCCTCGCCAATGGCTACAACGCCGCGCGTAAACCAGGCCTTGATGCTCTTCCAACGTCCTGAATAATCGGCGTCGCTCGGCGGCAAGATCAGGATCGCATGGAGATGCTCGGGCAGAATCACGACGGCATCGATGGCAAACGGCTTGAGGTTCTTTGTGTTGCGAAACGCCATCTGTAGCAGTGCGATATGATCTGCCAGCACAGAGGAGCGCCGGTCGGCCAATGCAACCGTCAAGAAGAACGTCCCGCCCGGGATCCAGTTTCGGCGATAGTGTACCATCGCAAGTTTTCTGCTCCAGCTTGGTAATCCGTGACCTGGATGCAAATCGAGCTGGCCTGACCGTCACGTCTGGATCCCGTATTTCGCTTCGCTTCATCCGGGCTACGCGCCCGGGCCACCTAATCCATCAAATCATACTTCGCCTTCAGATGATCCGCGACCTGCACCAGTTTGGCGATCCACTCGGCGTGCTCCGGCACGTCATGGCCGAGTTGCACGGCCGGGCGCCAGCTGTCGCCGTCGCGCACGATGCTGACGATGGCGCCTTCCGGAGCCTCATGCGGCGTCATCTGACTGAGGATCGTTGCCTCGAGTTCGGCTGCTGATCTGGGTTCCTTCATCTGACCTCCAACGGCTGGACGAACCTTTCGCGACTTTAGCGCGGCTGACTCGTCGCAGCGAGTGCGACAGTAGATTTGAGTGCGGCGATATTACTTCCAGGCCATGTGGCTGTCATGACCCAACGCAAAGCGGTTGCATCAAAATTTACGTCTGAAGTCCGTGCCGGCCAAGACCGACCGCGACCATTGCAACTTTTTCCTGCCATGAAGCGTTCAGCAATGATTCATCCGCCAGCCGCAATAGAGGGCTGCGGCCGTTCGCGCCGAACGGCACCGGGTTTTAACTGAGGAGAACGCTCTTGAAGAAAATCGCCTTTGGATTCGCCGCGGCCATGGCCCTCGGCCTTGCATCGTTGGTCGCGCCGGCATCCGCTGCCACGCCCACGCCGACCGGGATCTCGAGCAGCACGGATATCTCGGCCGCGCGCTACATGCGTCGCACCGTGATTCGCCGCGGGCCGGTCTGCACCATGCGCACAGTGGTGCGCCGCGGGCCGATGGGCCGCCGCGTCGTCACCAAGACCCGCGTCTGCCGCTGACGGTTAGACGCCGGGCCTGCGATCCAGGCCCGGCGCCAGCGAAAAAAAAGCCCGACCGCTGATGACGCGGCCGGGCTGAAGTTTTCTGGAGTAGTCCTGACGATCGCCGCGACGCTCCCGTGTCGCGGCTATCGCGTAGTGAAGAAAACGCTAGTTGAAGTGGTAGTTGATGCCACCCTTGACGGTGTGGGTGGAGAGGCCGAGATCGGTGAAGCCGGTCGCGGCTTTGCCGTAGCGGCCGTTGCCGTAGTCGGCATACATGTATTCGCCCTTCACCGACCAGTTCCGTGCGACCATGTATTCGAGGCCACCGCCGATGGTCCAACCCGACAGGGTCTTGCTCTCGGAGGCGCTCGCGACGCCCGGGATGCTCAGCGACACCTGGTTGTTGGCCCAGGCATAGCCGCCCTTGGCGTAGAACAGCGCGGCTCCGGCGGTGATGCCGACGCGACCGGTGACGCTGCCGAAGGCGCGCACCTTGTCCTCGAAGATCAGGTTCGGCAGCAGGGCTTCACGATATTTGATCGCGCTGCCAGCGGCATCGACTTCGAGGCCCCACAGCCACATGCTGCCGGGGGTCTGCCAGTTATAGCCGATCGTGCCGCCGCCAAAGCCGCCGTTGATCTCGTTGGTGCTGACGGCGAAGCCGTCGAGGCGAACGCGATCCGACCAGCCGTAGCCGCCCATCACACCGGCGTAAAAGCCGGACCAGTTGTAGCCGACGGCGACCGGTGCCGGCGCCTTGGTATAGGAGCGCGGAGCCAGATCGGCCGCCGATGCGTTTGTGACGGCCAGAGCGAAGATGGCAGTGGTAGCAAGAAGAAGCTTGTTCATGGTGTTCCCCAGTGATCGAGTAGGTACGCGATCACTAGGTTATTCGCCCCGCCTGGGGCAATCCGACGCCACGATGATAGGCTTGACCGTGCGTCTCACGCGCGGCGGCGCGGTTTATTTGCCACACTACAAATGATCGGGTCGCGCTGCCTGCCGCTCAGTCCAGCTTGACGCCGGCGTCCGTCACCACCTTGCGCCAGCGCGTCACTTCGCTCGACACCATCTTGCCGAACGCCGCGCCGGAGACGTCCGGCACGTCGGACCCGTTGCGCTCCCAGGCGTCCTTGATCATGGGCGCCTGCAGTGCGGTGGCCAGCTCCTTCTTCATCCGATCGACGATCTCCGGCGGTGTGCCTTTCGGTGCGAACAGGCCGTACCAGGTTGCGACTTCGTAGCCCGGCAGGCCGGCTTCCTCGGCCGTCGGAATATCGGGGAACGCGGCGACGCGCTTGGGCGCGGCGATCGCCAGCGCGCGCAACTGCCCGCTCTTGATCTGCGGGGCCGAGGAACCGAGTCCGTCGAACACCACCGGGACGTGTCCGGCGATGAGGTCCTGCATCGCCGGCCCCGCGCCGCGATACGGCACGTGCAGCAGCTTGGTGCCCGTCAGGCTCTTGAACAGCTCACCGGCAAGGTGATGCGTGGTGCCGGCGCCGGCCGAACCGTAGTTCACCTTGTCGGGGTTGGCTTTCAGATAGGTGATGAATTCGGCCAGCGTCTTGGCCGCCACCTTTTCCGGGTTGACGACGATCACCTGCGGCGGGCGGGCGATCAGCGCCAGCGGGATGAAGTCCTTCTCGATGTCGTAATCGAGGTTGGGATACAGCGACGGCGCGATGGCGTGGTGCGCGGCGCCCATGAAGAAGGTGTAGCCGTCAGGCGCGGCCTTGGAGGCTAGCGAAGCGCCCACGGTGCCGCCGGCGCCGGCGCGGTTCTCGATCAGTACGCGCTTGCCTAGCTGGATGTCGAGTTGCTGCGCCAGCGGCCGCGCGAAGGCGTCAGTGCCGCCGCCGGCCGCGAACGGCACGATGAAGGTGACCGGTTTCTGCGGCCATTGCGCCTGGGCCTGCGACAGCGCGGCCAGGCCCGCCACGGCGGCGAACATCAAGGTGCGAACGGATTTCAGGATCACGGCGGTTCCTCCCGGTGCGGTGCCGCTCGTTGGCGGCGCCATGCATGTCACCGGATGCGAATATCCACATCCAGCGCATCGTTACCCGGGATTGTATTCAGGATGCCACGCGCCCAGCAAGTCATCCATTGGACCGAGCACGGCGAAAGACAGGGCCGCCGGTTCAGTTCAGGCTCGCGACCACGATCAGCCGCCTTACCTCGCCGTTGCGATAGGCCTTCAGGAAAGCAGCATAGTCCTTGAACGAGACACAGCCGTTGCTGTCGCCGTTGGGACCGAGCATGTAAGTGTGCGCCAGCAGGCCGGTGCGACCAAAGATCGCGGCTTCACCGCCGACCGGGGTCAGGCGAAGCGCCGCCACGCCATGAAACAGGGCTTCGCGCGGCTTCAGGTC
Coding sequences:
- a CDS encoding Bug family tripartite tricarboxylate transporter substrate binding protein — protein: MILKSVRTLMFAAVAGLAALSQAQAQWPQKPVTFIVPFAAGGGTDAFARPLAQQLDIQLGKRVLIENRAGAGGTVGASLASKAAPDGYTFFMGAAHHAIAPSLYPNLDYDIEKDFIPLALIARPPQVIVVNPEKVAAKTLAEFITYLKANPDKVNYGSAGAGTTHHLAGELFKSLTGTKLLHVPYRGAGPAMQDLIAGHVPVVFDGLGSSAPQIKSGQLRALAIAAPKRVAAFPDIPTAEEAGLPGYEVATWYGLFAPKGTPPEIVDRMKKELATALQAPMIKDAWERNGSDVPDVSGAAFGKMVSSEVTRWRKVVTDAGVKLD
- a CDS encoding outer membrane protein; the protein is MNKLLLATTAIFALAVTNASAADLAPRSYTKAPAPVAVGYNWSGFYAGVMGGYGWSDRVRLDGFAVSTNEINGGFGGGTIGYNWQTPGSMWLWGLEVDAAGSAIKYREALLPNLIFEDKVRAFGSVTGRVGITAGAALFYAKGGYAWANNQVSLSIPGVASASESKTLSGWTIGGGLEYMVARNWSVKGEYMYADYGNGRYGKAATGFTDLGLSTHTVKGGINYHFN
- a CDS encoding caspase family protein, whose amino-acid sequence is MTWMLKFLAVVLALIVASESPSRAAPAERRIALVIGNANYQAGALPTPANDAGLIAQTLQAAGFDVTGARDLDQDTLRRTFREFLDKAASAGPDAVAFVYLGGYGLQLEGENYFAPIDAKITRDVNVSAEAIRLSDYMVPLAALKLKASMVVLDLARANPFARTGNPLSGGLALVDPEPGMLVAFNAAPGTVAPAEPGPYSAYAQALAEMMREGGLSSDDLFSRIRLRVNETTKGAQVPWNVSKLPAPFFFFERAPDAPPPTVSREQAIMVRSRPVRDFSAQEAYLAAVDRDTLEDYEAFLDAYPRDPMARRVRAIVAARREAITWRRTRNVNTPPAYWSYLRRYPRGAHSDDARRRLSYLSAAYDPPPSFTVMAYDIPPPPPEEVIYIQRPVLMFDDPDFGFAPPPPPPVFFLPRRPVYFDDLPPPPPPVYAYVLPVPNYQPVPVWVRPPRDIAPPPSNIIYNNIHNAVVINNTTQAVTITNPAGQAQVLTPPAAPVAAAAQAPAPAGSPAAPVAAGVLAAGVAGVGAAALLAPSLPPSVATKAALAPNPPPAQMFKPALSAQPVPAQAQTTPAPGATTPDGKPAPGAVPPTGSRMAPAGATPLSGANPANPPGAPGVPPANGRPAAQTLPGANGQPLPPAPGAPGATPPGAKAGGPAPATPNGNAPNTALPGANGQPLPPVPGAAPGARPVPGGPSPATPPPPGANGQPRPAAGTPAATPDAAKPGSTLPGANGRPLPPVPGSPPAPAAPAGGARPGQAGAPSPVTPAAPLNAARPGSALPGANGQPLPPAASPPAPAAPSAAPKPTPPAAPPAPPAAARPIAPPPAAARPTPPPPPATRPTPPPPPAAARPAAPPPPPPVAARPSAPPPPVVRPPPPAPPVARPAPPPPPVARPAPPPPPVARPAPPPPPPPPVVRPAPPPPPPPVARPAPPPPPAAARPASPAGKPCTLPNGQPCPPPR
- a CDS encoding REP-associated tyrosine transposase, with the protein product MVHYRRNWIPGGTFFLTVALADRRSSVLADHIALLQMAFRNTKNLKPFAIDAVVILPEHLHAILILPPSDADYSGRWKSIKAWFTRGVVAIGEAPPRDHRGEYLLWQRRFWEHTIRDDQDLERCTSYIDYSPVKHGLVSTPAAWPYSSLHRYVRAGLLPADLGGLGGDDSGHFGERED
- a CDS encoding REP-associated tyrosine transposase is translated as MVLYRRNLIPGGTFFFTVTLADRRSSALVNHVGILRAAFRNARSLKSFAIDAVVILPDHLHAILTLPEGDADFPGRWKSIKAGFTRCVAASGVSVPRNRHGEYRLWQSRFWEHTVRDDADFERCANYIHFNPVKHGLVTAPVAWPYSSLHHYVRKGLLPADWAGDGCNDGAGFGERAE